One window of Prochlorococcus marinus XMU1408 genomic DNA carries:
- the nusA gene encoding transcription termination factor NusA has product MALVLLPGLNNLIEDISEEKKLPSQVVEAALREALLKGYERYRRTLYLGISEDPFEDDYFSNFDVGLDLEEEGYRVLASKIIVEEVESDDHQIAIAEVMQVADDAQVGDTVVLDVTPEKEDFGRMAASTTKQVLAQKLRDQQRRMIQEEFADLEDPVLTARVIRFERQSVIMAVSSGLGRPEVEAELPRRDQLPNDNYRANATFKVFLKEVSEIPRRGPQLFVSRSNAGLVVYLFENEVPEIQEGSVRIVAVAREANPPSRAVGPRTKVAVDSIEREVDPVGACIGARGARIQQVVNELRGEKIDVIRWSSDPVQYICNSLSPARVEVVRLVDPEGQHAHVLVPPDQLSLAIGREGQNVRLAARLTGWKIDIKNSQEYDQATEDSEVAELISQREEEESLQREAEKRLEAEQAARAEEDARLRELYPLPEDEEDFQNDQLSDIDPDETEPESAENNIEETTEVSDDSEDKLIQEEEGTR; this is encoded by the coding sequence ATGGCTCTTGTTTTACTCCCAGGCTTAAATAACTTAATTGAAGACATTAGTGAGGAAAAAAAACTTCCATCACAAGTTGTCGAAGCTGCTTTAAGAGAAGCACTTTTAAAAGGTTATGAAAGATATCGAAGGACTCTATACTTAGGTATCAGTGAAGATCCTTTTGAAGATGATTATTTTAGTAATTTTGATGTTGGTTTAGATTTAGAGGAGGAAGGCTACAGAGTTTTAGCAAGTAAAATAATAGTCGAAGAGGTTGAAAGCGATGATCATCAAATAGCAATAGCAGAAGTTATGCAGGTTGCTGATGACGCTCAAGTTGGAGATACAGTTGTTTTAGATGTGACTCCAGAAAAAGAAGATTTTGGAAGAATGGCTGCATCTACAACCAAGCAGGTATTGGCACAAAAATTAAGAGATCAGCAAAGAAGAATGATTCAAGAGGAATTTGCTGATTTAGAAGATCCAGTTCTTACTGCCAGGGTCATAAGATTTGAGAGGCAGTCAGTAATTATGGCTGTAAGCTCAGGGCTAGGGAGACCAGAGGTCGAAGCAGAGCTTCCAAGAAGAGATCAATTGCCAAATGATAATTACAGAGCAAATGCAACATTCAAAGTATTCCTCAAAGAAGTTAGTGAAATTCCTAGGCGCGGTCCTCAACTTTTTGTAAGCAGATCAAATGCTGGCCTGGTGGTCTATTTGTTTGAGAACGAGGTACCGGAAATACAAGAAGGTTCAGTGCGTATTGTTGCTGTTGCTCGTGAAGCGAATCCACCCTCAAGAGCTGTAGGTCCAAGAACAAAAGTAGCAGTTGATAGTATTGAAAGAGAGGTGGACCCAGTTGGAGCATGCATCGGTGCTAGAGGAGCTCGAATTCAGCAAGTTGTTAATGAACTTCGTGGAGAAAAAATAGATGTCATTCGTTGGTCGTCTGATCCGGTTCAATACATCTGTAATTCATTAAGCCCTGCAAGAGTTGAAGTGGTCAGACTTGTAGATCCTGAAGGACAGCATGCTCATGTATTAGTCCCCCCTGATCAACTTAGTCTTGCCATTGGTAGAGAAGGACAAAATGTAAGACTTGCTGCAAGGCTTACTGGATGGAAAATAGATATCAAAAATTCCCAGGAATATGATCAAGCCACTGAAGATTCAGAAGTTGCAGAATTAATTTCTCAAAGAGAAGAAGAAGAGTCGTTACAGAGAGAAGCTGAGAAAAGATTGGAAGCTGAACAAGCTGCTAGAGCTGAAGAAGATGCTCGATTAAGAGAGCTCTATCCCTTACCTGAAGACGAAGAAGATTTCCAAAATGATCAATTATCAGATATTGATCCAGATGAAACAGAACCTGAATCTGCTGAAAACAATATTGAAGAAACAACCGAAGTGTCTGATGATAGCGAAGATAAATTAATTCAAGAAGAGGAAGGAACCCGGTGA
- a CDS encoding YlxR family protein, with protein MSQNPILRRCVACKKVLDRKCLLKVTRDFQNGVVLCGGMGRSAYLCPTESCFEVALKRKRLQKALRCEIHSSFFNMLQKQLNTCIDSDTEA; from the coding sequence GTGAGTCAAAATCCCATTCTGCGGAGATGTGTAGCTTGCAAAAAAGTACTTGATCGCAAGTGTCTTTTAAAAGTTACTAGAGATTTTCAGAATGGAGTAGTTCTTTGTGGCGGGATGGGAAGATCAGCCTATCTATGTCCAACTGAATCATGCTTTGAGGTAGCTTTGAAGCGAAAACGATTACAAAAAGCCTTGAGATGTGAGATTCACTCAAGCTTTTTCAATATGCTCCAAAAACAACTTAATACCTGCATTGATTCAGATACTGAGGCATGA
- the infB gene encoding translation initiation factor IF-2: MTSSGKIRIYELSKDLSLDNKDVLDAARKLSIAAKSHSSSISNLEANQIKDFLKKSTATKATTNKPNKKLDKEILSVKKNSTKTQKNQKTEIKENASFQSENSDKKLNILSKPNQTSVQSQESTSSNNQKILKNKLTENPQVTAPSKPNKPLPPKPRKEIKPTISKLVPKTERKSQPTEQKTDPKFNNPPKNTELPKKPINQLQPNYPKQPKRPLAPPSRPQVNIQEKKQSQFNNQKLKPRTNQDEISPKKVGPGNFQRTKNQNKQNLTSRTPQPPTKGNTLELVGAPIRREKPVIKPQANEVRNKPLMPSRPGAPKQPVSSNRQGLSNRPGSSNRGVGPSRPGAPNRPGPNRGVGVNRPIQGQNRPGANNRPGGPVRSGPPNRGGGQNRPGISTRTVGGPTRSGNRTGVPSGMRKPVAPSELMQLQKPQARPSIPQRKSDAANSPKPKRENSTGARPPVNRPAPAAPKKPAHRPGGATAPRRTGRPDWDDSAKLDALRNKSPQKQRQKVHIIGENDDALTSETSGFAGEQQAVVLSASLARPSKPKSGKKNNGKPLTALKKRKKETTRQRQRRRAMELRAAREAKLVRPEMIVVPEDNLTVQELADMLSVESSEIIKSLFFKGITATVTQSLDLTTIETVAEEFGVPVLQDDVEEAAKKTVEMIEEGDLKHLIRRPPVVTVMGHVDHGKTSLLDAIRKARVAAGEAGGITQHIGAYQIETEHDGSTKKLTFLDTPGHEAFTAMRARGTRVTDVAILVVAADDGVRPQTLEAISHARAAKVPIVVAINKIDKEGSSPDRVKQELSEQDLLSEEWGGDVVMVPVSAIKGENIDKLLEMVLLVTEVEDLQANPDRLAKGTVIEAHLDKAKGPVATLLVQNGTLKSGDVVAAGPVLGKVRAMVDENGSRIKEAGPSCPVEALGFSEVPTAGDEFEVYPDEKAARSVVGERATDARAARLAQQMASRRVSLSSISGQASEGELKELNIILKADVQGSLEAILGSLEQLPKDEVQVRVLLSAPGEITETDVDLAAASGAVIVGFNTSMASGAKRAADANGVDVRDYDVIYKLLEDIQLAMEGLLEPEMIEESLGVAEVRAIFSIGKSAVAGCYVTNGKIQRNCRVRVNRGKQIVFEGDLDSLKRNKDDVKDVSTGFECGIGCDRFANWEEGDQIEAFKLVTQRRKLTN, from the coding sequence ATGACCAGCAGCGGAAAAATCAGAATTTATGAATTGTCCAAGGACTTAAGCCTTGACAATAAAGATGTGCTAGATGCAGCTCGAAAACTTTCTATAGCTGCAAAGAGCCATAGCAGTTCCATTAGCAATCTTGAAGCAAATCAAATCAAAGATTTTCTAAAAAAAAGTACTGCCACAAAAGCAACAACAAATAAACCAAATAAAAAATTAGATAAAGAAATCCTTTCAGTTAAAAAAAATTCCACTAAAACACAAAAAAATCAAAAGACTGAAATTAAGGAAAATGCTTCTTTCCAATCAGAGAATTCAGATAAAAAATTAAATATACTCTCAAAGCCAAACCAAACTTCAGTTCAATCTCAAGAATCAACTTCATCTAATAATCAAAAGATTTTAAAAAACAAACTTACTGAAAATCCACAAGTAACAGCACCCTCTAAACCAAACAAACCTTTACCTCCCAAACCTAGAAAAGAAATAAAGCCAACTATTTCTAAGCTTGTACCCAAAACAGAGAGAAAGTCACAGCCTACCGAGCAAAAAACAGATCCTAAATTCAACAACCCTCCAAAAAATACAGAATTACCTAAAAAGCCAATAAATCAGCTTCAACCCAACTATCCCAAACAACCAAAGAGGCCGCTAGCACCACCAAGCAGACCACAAGTAAATATTCAAGAAAAAAAACAATCACAATTTAATAATCAGAAGCTAAAGCCAAGGACTAATCAAGATGAGATTTCTCCTAAAAAAGTTGGCCCAGGCAATTTTCAAAGAACCAAAAATCAAAACAAACAAAATTTAACTTCAAGAACTCCTCAGCCTCCAACCAAAGGTAATACTCTTGAATTAGTAGGTGCACCTATTCGAAGAGAAAAGCCTGTTATTAAACCTCAGGCAAACGAGGTAAGAAATAAACCATTAATGCCATCGAGACCTGGAGCACCAAAACAGCCAGTCTCATCAAACCGTCAAGGATTATCAAACCGACCCGGTTCCAGCAATCGAGGAGTAGGTCCCAGTCGACCTGGGGCGCCAAACCGACCAGGTCCTAACAGAGGAGTAGGAGTAAATCGACCTATTCAAGGTCAAAATCGTCCAGGGGCTAATAATCGTCCAGGTGGGCCAGTTCGTTCTGGACCTCCAAATAGAGGCGGGGGGCAAAATAGACCTGGAATTTCCACTAGAACAGTTGGTGGTCCAACTCGATCTGGTAATCGGACAGGTGTTCCATCTGGAATGAGAAAGCCAGTTGCACCAAGTGAATTGATGCAATTGCAAAAGCCCCAAGCCAGACCAAGTATCCCTCAAAGAAAATCTGATGCTGCCAATAGTCCTAAGCCGAAACGAGAAAACTCAACAGGAGCCCGACCTCCGGTAAATAGGCCCGCTCCAGCAGCACCTAAAAAGCCAGCACATAGACCAGGTGGAGCTACTGCTCCAAGAAGGACAGGAAGGCCAGACTGGGATGACAGTGCAAAACTTGATGCTTTAAGAAATAAATCGCCGCAAAAACAGCGTCAAAAAGTTCATATCATTGGAGAAAACGATGATGCTTTAACTTCAGAAACAAGCGGGTTCGCAGGGGAACAGCAAGCTGTCGTTCTTTCCGCCAGCTTGGCTCGACCATCAAAGCCTAAATCTGGCAAGAAAAACAATGGAAAGCCTTTAACTGCACTTAAAAAGCGTAAGAAAGAAACCACGCGTCAAAGGCAAAGAAGACGCGCCATGGAATTAAGGGCCGCAAGAGAAGCAAAACTTGTAAGGCCAGAAATGATTGTAGTTCCAGAGGATAATCTCACTGTTCAAGAACTAGCCGACATGCTCAGCGTTGAAAGTTCTGAAATCATAAAATCACTCTTTTTCAAAGGAATTACTGCAACTGTTACTCAATCATTAGATCTAACAACAATCGAAACAGTTGCTGAGGAATTTGGAGTACCTGTTCTTCAAGATGATGTTGAAGAGGCTGCAAAAAAAACAGTTGAAATGATTGAAGAGGGAGATTTGAAACACTTAATAAGAAGGCCACCTGTCGTTACAGTGATGGGCCATGTAGACCACGGAAAAACATCTTTATTAGATGCTATTAGAAAAGCAAGGGTTGCGGCAGGAGAGGCTGGTGGCATTACTCAACATATTGGTGCTTATCAAATTGAAACTGAACATGATGGATCAACTAAAAAACTAACTTTTCTTGATACTCCTGGACATGAAGCCTTCACAGCTATGAGAGCTAGAGGCACCAGGGTTACAGATGTAGCGATTTTGGTTGTAGCCGCTGATGATGGCGTTAGGCCTCAAACCCTTGAAGCTATTAGTCATGCACGAGCAGCAAAAGTCCCCATTGTCGTAGCAATTAACAAAATTGATAAAGAAGGTTCATCTCCTGACCGTGTAAAACAAGAATTATCAGAGCAAGATTTATTATCTGAAGAATGGGGGGGAGACGTTGTTATGGTTCCCGTTAGCGCAATTAAAGGCGAAAATATTGACAAACTTTTAGAAATGGTTCTTTTAGTAACTGAAGTCGAAGACCTACAAGCTAACCCAGATCGGTTGGCGAAAGGAACTGTAATAGAAGCCCACTTAGATAAAGCAAAAGGTCCTGTCGCAACATTACTAGTACAAAACGGCACGCTTAAGTCTGGAGATGTCGTAGCAGCTGGACCAGTCCTTGGCAAAGTAAGAGCGATGGTTGATGAAAATGGATCTAGAATTAAAGAAGCAGGTCCATCTTGTCCTGTAGAAGCTCTTGGATTCAGTGAAGTCCCAACAGCCGGTGATGAGTTCGAGGTATATCCAGATGAAAAAGCAGCAAGATCCGTGGTTGGAGAGCGTGCCACAGATGCTAGGGCAGCTCGACTTGCTCAGCAAATGGCCTCTAGACGAGTATCACTCTCTTCGATATCTGGTCAAGCAAGTGAAGGTGAACTCAAAGAATTAAATATCATCCTTAAAGCTGATGTTCAAGGAAGTTTAGAAGCAATACTTGGCTCATTAGAACAGCTCCCCAAAGACGAAGTCCAAGTAAGAGTACTACTCTCAGCTCCAGGAGAAATCACAGAAACTGATGTTGATTTAGCAGCTGCATCTGGTGCCGTTATTGTTGGATTCAATACTTCAATGGCCTCAGGTGCCAAGCGAGCAGCTGATGCAAATGGTGTTGATGTAAGAGATTACGATGTTATCTATAAGCTTTTAGAAGATATTCAACTTGCAATGGAGGGCCTGCTAGAACCAGAAATGATAGAAGAAAGTCTTGGAGTTGCAGAAGTAAGAGCAATATTTTCAATTGGAAAAAGTGCCGTTGCTGGTTGCTATGTCACAAATGGAAAAATACAGCGGAATTGCCGTGTGAGAGTCAACAGAGGCAAGCAAATAGTTTTTGAGGGCGATTTAGATTCTCTTAAAAGAAACAAAGACGATGTTAAAGATGTATCCACAGGTTTCGAATGTGGCATTGGTTGTGATCGATTTGCAAACTGGGAAGAAGGGGATCAAATAGAAGCCTTCAAACTTGTCACACAAAGAAGAAAATTAACTAACTAA
- a CDS encoding DUF3493 domain-containing protein, whose amino-acid sequence MINSNKPESKLDPNLRARLLQESQNPFRGLRRAVWIALFGSAALGFFIMFSKIITGDTVSIFDFGVQTSALIILGFLLFKDRNKSEKD is encoded by the coding sequence TTGATTAATTCTAATAAGCCTGAATCCAAATTGGATCCTAATTTACGAGCTCGTCTTTTGCAGGAGTCTCAAAATCCTTTTCGTGGATTAAGAAGGGCGGTATGGATAGCTCTTTTTGGGTCGGCTGCCTTAGGATTTTTTATTATGTTTAGCAAAATCATTACTGGAGATACTGTCTCTATTTTTGATTTTGGAGTCCAAACCTCGGCGTTAATAATTCTTGGTTTTTTATTATTTAAAGATAGAAATAAATCAGAAAAAGACTAG
- the folE gene encoding GTP cyclohydrolase I → MTSTAPNENIKDNLKEQISCKLVSEIIRERIQANGARFHANDNISDFIQPGELETLEREVATRVRDLLKTLLIDIDNDHNTQETAERVSRMYINEVFKGRYHPQPKVTNFPNDRNLDEIYTLGPITVRSACSHHFVPILGDCWIGIKPGEKVIGISKFARVADWVFSRPHIQEEAVMILADEIERLCEPKGLAILVKAQHYCMKWRGVKEPETSMINSIVRGDFRHDASLKQEFFELVKQQSNFGKNY, encoded by the coding sequence ATGACTTCTACTGCTCCAAATGAGAATATTAAAGATAATTTAAAAGAACAAATTTCTTGCAAATTAGTCTCAGAAATAATTCGTGAACGTATTCAAGCAAATGGAGCCAGATTCCATGCAAACGATAATATTTCTGATTTCATTCAGCCAGGAGAGCTTGAAACACTTGAAAGAGAAGTCGCCACAAGAGTTAGAGATTTGCTCAAAACCTTGTTGATTGATATTGATAATGACCACAACACTCAAGAGACTGCAGAAAGAGTTTCCAGAATGTATATAAATGAAGTATTTAAAGGCAGATATCACCCTCAACCAAAAGTCACGAATTTCCCTAACGATAGAAATTTAGATGAGATTTATACACTTGGACCAATAACTGTTAGATCTGCTTGCTCTCACCACTTTGTTCCTATCTTAGGAGATTGCTGGATAGGCATAAAGCCAGGAGAGAAAGTAATTGGAATTTCGAAGTTTGCAAGAGTAGCTGATTGGGTTTTTTCTAGGCCACATATTCAAGAAGAAGCAGTAATGATACTTGCTGATGAAATTGAACGTTTATGTGAACCCAAAGGCCTAGCGATACTTGTGAAGGCTCAACATTATTGTATGAAATGGAGAGGAGTAAAAGAGCCTGAAACCAGCATGATCAACTCAATTGTCAGAGGTGATTTTCGTCATGATGCTAGCTTGAAGCAGGAGTTCTTTGAACTTGTTAAACAGCAATCAAACTTCGGTAAAAATTACTAA